A region of the Vanrija pseudolonga chromosome 2, complete sequence genome:
CTCACCGCCGCGTGTGAGATGCAAAATGTCTGTCGGTCCACTCACATCTCGACGATAACAAACACTCTGGAATCAAAAACGTAGACTGCATCACACTACCATAGCATCGTACTCGGCTTACTCAACGCGCGCATCTCGGTGCATCTCTCTTCAACACTGCTCCGCTCTCCAAAGCCATCACCTCATCCACAATGACCTTCTCTGGCGCTCTGGTGAGTCACCGTGATTGTCGATCTGCTCGTCTGACCACATGTCCCCGCAGACGCTCACCGACCTTGACGACTTCTTGACGCCGTCTCAAGCTTGTATTATCCCAGTCAGGCAGTCGAACAAGCCGGCAGGGCAGGCGAGCGGAGAGAATGCCAATGTGAGTTGTCTCGTTGTGGGGAGGGTTTGAGCGGTGATTGCCACAATGAGGGGGTCGAGCTGGGCAGAGGGGCTGCTGGTGACCACGCTTCTTGGTCGTTCAGCGAGCTTGGGGAGTTTGATGGACTGATTCCTTGCTCGCGAGGCAGAGAGTCTGGTTGTTGAAGAGGTAACCGCGCGGCTAAGACGAAAGGGAGGAAGGCAAGGAAGGCGGGCATGACGGACAAGCCACTCATGACAAACCACTAATGTTCCCCCCAGACCGACATTGTGATCGACTCGAACAACAACTACTATGAAGTATCGACGTACTCGACGTCATCAAAGGCTGGCCCGTCGTCCGGCGTCGAGGCAGGACGgcaggcgctcaagaaggccgagatTAGCTTGAATGACTGCCTGGCGTGCAGGTGAGTATTTTACCTCCAGTCACTTCACCCACTAACCTGCTCAGCGGCTGCATCACGTCGACTGAATCCCTCCTCATCACCATGCAGTCCCACAAGGAGGTCCTCGACTTTGTGCGCGCAGGAGACTTCACGCGCTCACCGGTGCTCTCGATCGCCCCGCAGACCCTCGCGTCCTTGTCAGCAGCTTACGccgaggcagcaggcagcgcgcCCGTCCCGctcctctcgctcctccGGAGAATACGACACTTCCTGGCTGCGCCAGAGCGTGGAGGATGGCAGGTGTGGGACACCACGTTTGCGCGACACGTCTCTCTGCGGGAGAGCGTGCTCGAGTttgaggagcgccgcgccgacaagggcaaggcgccaGCGCTGCCTATGCTCACGTCGGCATGCCCCGGTTGGGTGTGCTACGCCGAGAAGGCCCAGggcgacctcctccccctcctcagctcggcgcgctcagcGCAGGGTGTCATGGGTGCCTTGGTGAAGAAGTGGTGGGCCGAGAAGCACGGCAAGAACCCAGCCGAGGTGTATCACGTCTCTGCGATGATGTGCTACgacaagaagctcgaggcATCAAGGTCCGACTTCTACTCAGACATGTACTCGACGCGCGACACCGACTGCGTGCTTACCACTGGCGAGCTGGATCTGCTCCTCTCGGAGCTGGGCTTCGACCCACTTGCGCCTGTCGAAGGCGAGAACGTCGCGCCAGCTACCGACTCTGTCCCCTTCCCCGAGCTCCTGCAGCACCCTGGATCAAGCTCAGGCTCATACCTCGCCACGACGCTACActacctcgccgcccagcacCCGCGCCGGACGCGTATTGTCAGCCGCGACATCCGTGGCTCGACCGACAACGTCGAGGTCTTCCTCGAAGACGCCGAGACCGGCGAGGTCCTGTTCAAGGGAGCAAAGTGCTACGGCTTCCGTAACCTGCAGAACCTGGTCCGTAAGGTCGGCAAGGAGAGCGGGCTCGGTAAGGCGGGCCCGAGGGCAGCTGGTGCCGGGCGACTGTCTGCTGctgtcgcggcgcgccggcgcaagGCTCGCACGCAGGGCACCGAGCTCAGCACACCCGGtaccggcaccggcacgcCGGGCACCCCGACGACCGACACTCCCGCTGCAGACATCACTgaggcggcagcagccgcggcgcgcgacgcgaagaagctcgactttgtcgaggTCATGGCGTGTCCTGGCGGCTGCgtgaacggcggcggccagatGAAGCCGCTTTCAGCTGCTGCCACGGCGCCAAAGGACGCAGAGGGGTACCCGCGGGTGCTTCctgacgacggcgttggcgccccgccacccccgccgaccAACTCGGGCCTCGCtggtgccgacgagggcatGCGATGGAGCACAAAGGAGTGGGTGGCCAAGGTCGAGAACGTCTACTGGTCTGGCCTGCCGACTCCCCCTGCCTCCCCCCGCCTCCAAGCCGCAGACAGCTACACGCCCCCGAAGCGCACCcacgcggccgacgcgctaGCTGAGGAGATCGTCTCGCAGGCTacgggcggcgacgcggccaagcgcTTCGAGTTTGTGCGCTGCCGCttccagcgcgtcgagggcgacgtgctcaacCCCGCCGGCCTGACGCACGAACAGGTCATGTGGTAGATGGTCGTCGACATCTTGTTGTATCCTCATATCTGCATGGCTATTGATGCAATATACTACATTGTGCGCTACTCTAGTCGTCGTCCATAAGATCAATgatgttgccgccgccataGTTTGGCCGGTtggcaggcggcgggggtggcgcgAGGCCAAACGACGCGCCAGGGGGGTTGCGGGTCGTGCCGCTTGGCGGTGGCGCCAGTGGAGGTGGCACCGGGCTGGGAGGCGACGGCCACCGGCCAGGCGAGTGGGACGCTTTggtgaggagcgagagggCCGGGGTGTGGTCGACGCTCGGCCCCCTGCGGCCGGGAGGCATGCTGATGCGCATGGTCGATGCGCTGCCGCCATTGGGCGCGAGCACAGCCGACGCCGGGCTAGGTGACTGCGCCGGGAAGGGGAAGCGCGATGTCTGTTGCACCGCTGGAGAGAGCTTGGAGATAGGCGTGGGCGGGTTGGAGTGCTTTGCGATCGGTGTCGGCGGGTTCGGTGACttgggcagcggcgtcggcggctgctggggcgACTCGAAGGCCGAGAAGTCGCCAAAGTCGTCAAATGTCGTGTTgacggtggtggccgtggcagGCGCGCCAAAGTCTCCAAAGTCCCCAAAGTCTCCAAAGTCGTCTGTGGGGGCAGGGGCGGGGGATGGAGCAGAGGGGGCTAGAGTTGGTGCTGACGTGAATGCTGGCAGGACTGCTGGCGTCGGTGCTAGCGTCTGGCTCAGGCTTGGGGCGAAGGGCGACGGTGACGCCGCCGGAGCCGGCTGCGGGGAGAGGCTGCGCAGGCTGTCGCCCGTCGGTGTGGGCTTGAGAGACGGCACGGCCTGCAGGGTAGCGAAGGATGCCAGCGAGGACTGCGAGGCCTGGGCGGAAGGCAGCTGGGTCGGCGACGGGATGGAGCCGAGCGAGCCCATGCTTGCCATTGACGCGGGGCGGGACGCCGTGAGGGGCGAAGAGGAGAACGCGGCGGGGACGGGAGGAGACGATATCCTTGGGGCTGTGGGCGGGGATGAgagccgcggcgcgggggacggcgcgagcggcacgccgaACGAGGGAGAGATGGGGGAGAGGACTGATGGCGACGCTGTGCGCGGCGGTACCGAGCTCAGCGGGCTCGCGGTGCGCTGTGGCGGTGCGattggcggcgtggcggtaCGCGCTGGGACGAGTGGCGGGCTCGATAGcctcggcacgggcggcgacggcgcgagtGGCGGGGACGACAGGCGGGGTacgggcgacggcgcgatgGGTGGCGTGGCGATGCGCGAGACAGGgctgggcgccgacggcgcaaGGAGTGAGTCCCACCCCTGTGATGTGGTggacggcgccgctgcctgcgctggtgccggcgcgtcaaagtcgagccCGGAGAGCAGATCAAAGTCTGACGAGGccggcttgggcggcgcgacaCGCGCGGCGAACGCGCCGCCGGAGCCACTTGCTCcgcgcggtggcggggccagcggcgcaggcagcggGGGTGGCGCAGGGGCGAGGATGCTCTCGATGCCCGGCATCCCGCCGTCCatggcgagcaggtcgcccGTGCCGGGGGCCACGGTCGACGGGACGTCGGATAAGAACGCAAAGTCGTCCGGTGACAGCTCAATgtcctccttgatctcgccGACGTCTTCAGACGGCACGGGCTGCGACGCGGCACGCCGGCCAAACCGGCCCCAGAAGCGAGAGACGCCTGATGGCGCGGCAggctcggtcgacgagcgtggcggcgcgtcctgcgcctctgccgccggcggcttgTCCACTGCCGGCGTGCTAGGccgcgacgagatcgagggcgcgcgcgatgTCGAAGCCCGGTTCGAGCccacgctcggcgcgatgCTCCCCGTGTCGTTGATGGACCCGGTCGGTGTCGCCGGTCGCGCACCAGTCATGCTCGTGGGCGACGCcacggccggcgaggagacATCCTTCACTTCTAGGATACCGCCCCCGCTCGTGGTCAGTGTcttgggcggcgccgtcgacttGCGCCAGAACGACCACTTGCTCgggccggcctcgtcgaccgccgccgccgcggccgccacgatcgcgtcgggctcgccgagcttggacCGCCCGGACCAGAGCGCGTCAAGTCCCGGCCCGAAAGACGTCAGcgactcgtcgcgccgccgcgcgcgcacaggCACATgcagcagcgagctcgcAGGGTTGGGGTTCgggcgcgccagcgccgcctggTACTTCTGGTAGCTTGTCTGCGCGGACAGCACAGTAGGATACGTGTTTATGCCGGAGGGGAGCGTGCCCAGCGCCGACAGGGTGTCGGATCTGCCGTCAGCCACATACTAAGCGCAGGCCTTACACtttgtcgtcgacggccttgacgccctGGTCGAGGGTCGCCTCCTCGGACTcggtgagcgcgtcgaccgtGTTGACGCCAATGGCAGCGACGGCCACCTCGTCCCAGTCGCGCTTGAGGCGCTCGACCTTCTCGAACGGCGCCCGCGCCTGCTGCAGTGCCATGGTGCGCTGTGCCGACTCCCACTGCGTCTCCTGGGCAGTCGGCGCCTCGGGGCCCTTGGGGCGGGACACGCCGCCCCACGCGGCGtactcgtccgagtcgtcggcgtcgggggcgggcgTCGACAGGCgtgacgacgggctcgacgagccagcggcaCCAGCAGGCGCCCCccagccgccaccaccaccgcctccgccgccaccccacGGATCAGCCGTGTCGGCGCTGAAGCTGGCCTCGGCGGAGCCGAAGCCtgagccgccggcgtcgaagccgccaaagtcgccaaagtcctcgccgccaaacgAAGCTGCGCGCACcatggcggcgccagcgaggcTCGCGCCCGCAAGCCCGGCGCTATCGAGGCCAGtgccagcagccgcagccgcagcgacAGCCTTGAGCGGCGAGCCGGAtcgcacgacctcggcggaCGAGCGCACGGCATCGAACGACGACCGCGCGgaggcgtcgagcgacgcgcgcggcgacaggCTCAGCGACTTGCGCGGCGAGCCCGTCGCTGCGAGCGCCGCTTCCAGGCTCTCCCGCGGAGACAGCTCGcgtgcgccgctgcccagactgaggcgcgggggcggcggggtcgcgagGCGGGAGAGCgtgcgctcgagctcggcctcggggtcggctgCCCAGCCTGTGGGGGCAGGGGGTATTGGTGCAGGTTGTGGTGCTGGTGTTGGTGCTGGTTCTCGTTCTGGTTCTGGCGTCAgttcgacctcctcctcctcctcctcctcttcagGCTCTTCTGGCTCAGGCCCGGGGGTGGGTGCTCGTGCCGGCTCCTCCACTGGCAGTGatggcgccggtgccggcgcgccccacccgccgctGACATCGCCCCAGCCCATTGCTGTTGCTGCAGGTGGCTTCGGCGTAACCCCCAAGCTAGCGAGCGTGGGCAGCGGGTCGGCCTTAGCCTTCGCCTTGCTAGCCGTCGGCGGGCCCCAGGGGtccgcgacctcgtcctcgagcggcgcgggcggcggggacatGCTCATGCCGCGAAGCGggtctggcggcgggggcttgccgccgccgctgccgctgccccaTGGCGTGGCCCAGGGGTCGTCCATCGGCGCTGCGTGGG
Encoded here:
- the NAR1 gene encoding Cytosolic Fe-S cluster assembly factor NAR1 is translated as MTFSGALTLTDLDDFLTPSQACIIPVRQSNKPAGQASGENANTDIVIDSNNNYYEVSTYSTSSKAGPSSGVEAGRQALKKAEISLNDCLACSGCITSTESLLITMQSHKEVLDFVRAGDFTRSPVLSIAPQTLASLSAAYAEAAGSAPVPLLSLLRRIRHFLAAPERGGWQVWDTTFARHVSLRESVLEFEERRADKGKAPALPMLTSACPGWVCYAEKAQGDLLPLLSSARSAQGVMGALVKKWWAEKHGKNPAEVYHVSAMMCYDKKLEASRSDFYSDMYSTRDTDCVLTTGELDLLLSELGFDPLAPVEGENVAPATDSVPFPELLQHPGSSSGSYLATTLHYLAAQHPRRTRIVSRDIRGSTDNVEVFLEDAETGEVLFKGAKCYGFRNLQNLVRKVGKESGLGKAGPRAAGAGRLSAAVAARRRKARTQGTELSTPGTGTGTPGTPTTDTPAADITEAAAAAARDAKKLDFVEVMACPGGCVNGGGQMKPLSAAATAPKDAEGYPRVLPDDGVGAPPPPPTNSGLAGADEGMRWSTKEWVAKVENVYWSGLPTPPASPRLQAADSYTPPKRTHAADALAEEIVSQATGGDAAKRFEFVRCRFQRVEGDVLNPAGLTHEQVMW